A genomic window from Agrobacterium tumefaciens includes:
- a CDS encoding glycosyltransferase family 2 protein yields MAKRQRLHVILVNFRTPELTIRSVGSIRERGIAKAENITVVENCSGDDSMRLMQTAMPDIEIKASLVNGGFGAGVNFGAAGIDADYLLILNPDTYFEMDSVTPVLDHMDAMPDIGIAGLDLINPDGSRQYGARRFYSVLDIATRRFGQLRPLMKSRINRHLMLDETDRGEPFNAEWVMGTGFIIRRDLFNRLGGMEENYFLYMEDVDLCARTWMSGRRVVYFPGLPLVHDHQRQSAASPLSFAGRAHIRSLLLFARRFHLPLFRSPGIANIISSGRKKRWSEEPPTNVFTTTSIDL; encoded by the coding sequence ATGGCCAAACGACAGAGACTTCACGTCATCCTTGTCAATTTCCGTACGCCAGAATTGACGATCCGCAGCGTCGGTTCGATACGGGAACGGGGTATCGCCAAGGCTGAAAATATTACTGTCGTCGAGAATTGCTCGGGCGACGATTCAATGCGCCTGATGCAAACCGCCATGCCGGATATCGAGATCAAGGCATCACTGGTCAATGGCGGTTTCGGTGCCGGTGTTAATTTTGGTGCTGCGGGAATAGACGCGGACTATTTGCTGATACTCAATCCCGACACCTATTTCGAGATGGATAGCGTAACACCTGTACTTGATCACATGGACGCCATGCCGGACATCGGAATTGCGGGTCTGGATTTGATCAATCCCGATGGTAGTCGGCAATACGGCGCCCGACGCTTCTACTCGGTACTGGACATCGCTACCCGACGCTTCGGTCAACTTCGTCCATTGATGAAGAGCCGTATAAATCGCCATCTCATGCTCGACGAAACCGATAGAGGCGAACCATTCAATGCTGAATGGGTGATGGGTACGGGTTTCATCATAAGGCGCGACCTGTTTAATCGGCTCGGCGGCATGGAGGAAAACTACTTCCTCTATATGGAGGACGTAGACCTGTGCGCACGCACCTGGATGAGCGGCCGTCGTGTGGTCTATTTCCCAGGCCTTCCACTTGTCCATGATCACCAGCGCCAAAGCGCAGCAAGCCCGTTAAGTTTCGCCGGCCGAGCACATATCCGCAGCCTATTGTTGTTTGCGCGGCGCTTCCATTTGCCACTGTTTCGCTCTCCCGGAATTGCAAACATCATCAGCAGCGGCCGCAAAAAACGGTGGTCGGAAGAACCGCCGACTAACGTGTTTACAACGACGTCTATTGATCTCTGA
- the rfbC gene encoding dTDP-4-dehydrorhamnose 3,5-epimerase: MQFERLDIPDVILITPKKFGDERGYFMESFRKSLFEEAVGNFDFVQDNQSLSADAGTIRGLHFQLEPKAQGKLVSCVTGAILDVAVDIRTGSPTYGHHVTAELTPDNGQMLWVPAGFAHGFCTLEANTKASYKVTEYYSPEHDRGLAYDDPEIGINWPIASGKAVLSAKDRRQPTLAELGAVFTYSQSSIGSLEG; this comes from the coding sequence ATGCAGTTTGAAAGACTGGATATACCTGACGTGATTTTGATCACGCCGAAGAAGTTCGGGGATGAGCGCGGATACTTTATGGAGTCTTTCCGGAAGAGCCTGTTCGAGGAAGCCGTCGGAAATTTTGACTTCGTTCAGGACAATCAATCCCTGTCAGCGGACGCAGGCACGATCCGTGGACTCCATTTCCAGCTGGAACCCAAAGCGCAGGGTAAACTGGTCTCCTGCGTCACTGGCGCCATCCTTGATGTAGCGGTCGATATCCGCACCGGATCTCCTACCTACGGACACCACGTGACGGCCGAACTTACCCCCGACAATGGGCAAATGCTCTGGGTTCCGGCAGGCTTCGCGCATGGCTTTTGCACGCTCGAGGCGAATACCAAAGCCAGTTACAAGGTCACAGAATATTATAGTCCCGAACATGATCGCGGTCTCGCATATGACGACCCCGAGATCGGCATAAACTGGCCGATCGCCAGCGGCAAAGCGGTCTTGTCAGCCAAAGACCGCCGCCAGCCTACACTGGCGGAGCTTGGCGCCGTGTTCACCTATTCACAGAGTTCTATCGGTTCATTGGAAGGGTAG
- a CDS encoding flippase, producing MSSRLIFGLSANLAGGLVPMAVTLIVTPFYLHLVGLERFGILSLIWLLLGYLGIFDFGFGRTVASAVARESDEHRRADFFWTGLALSTLGGLAGAFLAYCIGRFFFDRIFSVSADLSGEIGTALLTLVAILPFVTISSVLTGYLQGREQFGKLNIAQSAGTILFQTAPLLAGWLVSVELPWLAVGALLGRVGGVVLLFAYCLSLSKEARVPRFSISDVRPMLSFGGWTMVSGVMNQLMLTMDRFVIGAVSSLHAVAIYSLPYNVIIRVTLIPYSWFSVLFPRFAAAKHDEEARQILEFGSRVMFLTITPITVCGLIFLKPFLDLWVGREIADQAVPPGTILMAGFWFYAMTFMPLAFFQSRGKARVPTLAYAIEFVVFVPLLYFAVAKAGVIGAAGAWVFRTMLDGIILYWAANRVTVYWKNFALAMPCLLPVSLFELLGRDLEYYNALKSFLLIGSLVYIAFCLLPSERGMVVQFIRSVRRKAL from the coding sequence ATGAGCTCAAGACTGATATTTGGCCTTTCAGCCAACCTGGCAGGCGGCCTCGTGCCGATGGCGGTGACGTTGATCGTCACACCATTTTACCTTCATTTGGTCGGCCTGGAGCGTTTCGGCATATTATCTCTCATTTGGCTGCTGCTCGGATATCTCGGCATCTTTGACTTTGGTTTTGGGCGGACTGTAGCGAGTGCGGTCGCTCGCGAAAGTGACGAGCACCGACGGGCGGATTTTTTTTGGACCGGGCTTGCACTTAGCACCCTTGGCGGACTAGCGGGTGCATTTCTCGCTTATTGCATCGGCCGTTTCTTCTTCGACCGCATCTTTTCCGTGAGCGCTGACTTAAGTGGCGAAATTGGAACGGCACTCCTGACACTTGTGGCTATTTTGCCATTCGTGACCATTTCCTCGGTGCTGACTGGATACCTTCAGGGACGGGAACAATTCGGAAAACTCAATATCGCCCAGTCAGCAGGCACAATTTTGTTTCAGACTGCGCCGCTTCTGGCGGGGTGGCTGGTTTCGGTCGAACTTCCGTGGCTCGCCGTGGGCGCTCTTCTGGGAAGGGTCGGAGGCGTTGTTCTGCTCTTTGCGTACTGCCTGTCATTGTCAAAAGAAGCGCGAGTGCCGCGTTTTAGTATCTCCGATGTCCGCCCCATGCTTAGCTTCGGCGGCTGGACGATGGTCTCCGGCGTCATGAACCAGCTTATGCTAACCATGGACCGGTTTGTTATCGGTGCAGTTTCCTCCCTGCACGCGGTTGCCATATATAGCTTGCCGTATAATGTAATCATTCGGGTCACGCTCATCCCATATAGCTGGTTCTCGGTATTATTCCCGCGCTTCGCCGCAGCCAAACACGATGAAGAAGCTCGGCAGATACTTGAATTCGGAAGTCGTGTGATGTTTCTTACCATCACCCCGATTACCGTCTGCGGCTTAATCTTTCTTAAGCCTTTTCTGGACCTTTGGGTTGGCAGAGAAATAGCTGACCAGGCCGTCCCTCCGGGCACCATACTCATGGCTGGGTTCTGGTTCTACGCAATGACATTCATGCCCCTCGCATTCTTCCAGTCACGCGGCAAGGCTCGCGTGCCGACCCTTGCATATGCGATCGAGTTTGTTGTTTTCGTTCCACTTCTATACTTCGCCGTTGCCAAGGCTGGCGTAATTGGCGCTGCTGGTGCGTGGGTTTTTCGCACCATGCTCGACGGGATCATTCTTTACTGGGCTGCAAATAGAGTGACGGTCTACTGGAAGAATTTCGCCCTCGCCATGCCCTGTCTTTTACCAGTTTCACTGTTTGAGTTACTGGGACGCGATCTGGAATATTACAACGCCCTGAAATCCTTCCTTCTGATCGGATCGCTTGTTTATATCGCGTTTTGTCTCCTGCCCTCCGAACGTGGGATGGTCGTGCAGTTTATAAGATCGGTAAGGCGGAAGGCTCTTTGA
- a CDS encoding O-antigen ligase family protein — MNTTYSQPWSLPQKDAIPKRRMLLLEIILVGGLLLLPLQAVKLSIAQPAHLWVLIALVVMLFYERPRLSGTELIAYAAFVYFTLALTFMQDYTRIKEMDQLVKFVLFYPAFYVVGKWLGWHFGDRSLPLAYGFLFIFLIFQYAAQALHIPVIYEEISFGQGALHGTFKERNWLAVYFLLLSYVLLLKDRSNRGFLLFFGLNIVVMLLSGSKTTFIAAGIVFLLQSRLPLWIKILPVIIGAMFYLSIFSEELTGDRLAVKLEEERGLAFTVSLDLLRANPFGYGLGFVEAFFSNTWIQVRGLGEGTNSVFSVPLDLWLIAGPFGFAMWLVIFAGVGNSATRVLAPIAALSLLNPLHQSELVYFFMGFLVSQDKFQRLAFQRAKKIAESINATNEFSREYKHRAEKLP, encoded by the coding sequence GTGAATACCACCTACAGCCAGCCTTGGTCTTTGCCACAAAAAGATGCGATCCCCAAGCGACGAATGCTTCTTCTGGAGATAATTCTGGTCGGCGGCCTGCTTTTATTGCCGCTGCAGGCAGTGAAGCTGTCCATTGCACAACCCGCACATCTCTGGGTGTTAATCGCGCTGGTGGTGATGCTGTTTTATGAACGGCCTCGACTATCGGGAACAGAACTTATCGCCTATGCCGCATTCGTCTATTTTACGCTGGCTCTAACCTTCATGCAGGATTACACGCGCATAAAGGAAATGGATCAGCTCGTTAAATTTGTCCTTTTTTATCCGGCGTTTTATGTGGTGGGAAAATGGTTGGGATGGCACTTCGGTGACCGTTCGCTGCCATTGGCGTACGGCTTCCTATTTATCTTCCTGATTTTTCAATATGCAGCGCAGGCGCTGCATATACCCGTGATCTATGAGGAAATCAGCTTTGGGCAGGGTGCGCTCCATGGAACGTTCAAGGAGCGTAATTGGCTGGCGGTCTATTTTCTCCTTCTCTCCTATGTATTGCTCCTGAAGGATCGCTCAAATCGAGGCTTCTTGCTGTTCTTCGGTCTTAACATTGTTGTCATGCTTCTATCCGGCTCAAAGACGACGTTCATCGCTGCTGGAATCGTGTTTCTCCTGCAATCAAGGCTGCCTTTGTGGATAAAGATCCTGCCGGTTATCATCGGCGCAATGTTTTATCTGTCCATTTTTTCGGAAGAGCTCACCGGCGACAGATTGGCGGTCAAACTGGAGGAAGAACGGGGACTTGCATTCACTGTCAGCCTCGATCTGCTGCGCGCCAATCCGTTTGGTTACGGGCTGGGATTTGTGGAGGCGTTTTTCTCCAACACCTGGATTCAGGTAAGAGGGCTGGGAGAAGGCACAAACTCGGTATTCTCGGTCCCGCTTGATCTCTGGCTAATTGCCGGACCTTTCGGTTTTGCGATGTGGTTGGTGATCTTTGCCGGAGTGGGAAACTCTGCAACCAGGGTGTTGGCGCCAATTGCTGCCTTGTCGTTGCTTAACCCACTACACCAGTCCGAATTGGTCTATTTTTTCATGGGATTTTTGGTATCGCAGGACAAATTCCAGCGACTTGCATTTCAAAGAGCGAAGAAAATCGCGGAAAGTATCAACGCAACGAATGAATTCAGTCGCGAATACAAGCATAGGGCGGAGAAACTCCCGTAA
- a CDS encoding glycosyltransferase family 4 protein, protein MRLRSGDTYAPTTTVFADRRWPEETGIGKVQTEIEARLPADLRIVDVKVRGRIGSPLSPLSISHSLAGRGGKGVFFSAGFVPPLVTKLPSVVVVHDLTHRRFYGKTKRAYYDLIYRPLYRRCAAVICVSEYTRQEFMDWSGMPSDKVHLVYNGTEQMFREDGLRHSPGYPYIFYGGNHRSYKNLDRLVRAYATSSLPGRGIRLVLTGNPNNELQALATELGIDRNLIFTGRLPSEQIPSLYRGALAVAYVSLFEGFGLPIVEAYACGVPVITSNVSAMPEVAGGGALLVDPQSVEEIREGLDRITSDEAFRQHLITSGRKRREDFDWGVSARHLWEIVKGAAI, encoded by the coding sequence GTGCGTCTGAGAAGTGGTGACACATATGCGCCCACCACAACTGTTTTTGCAGACCGGCGGTGGCCTGAAGAAACGGGCATCGGAAAGGTGCAGACCGAAATTGAGGCACGGCTTCCGGCCGACCTGCGCATAGTTGATGTTAAGGTGCGAGGACGGATAGGTTCGCCCTTGTCGCCGCTCTCTATCAGTCACTCGCTTGCCGGACGTGGCGGCAAAGGCGTGTTTTTCAGCGCGGGCTTCGTACCACCGCTAGTTACTAAACTTCCATCAGTGGTCGTTGTGCACGATCTCACCCATCGCCGTTTCTATGGCAAAACCAAGCGCGCTTATTATGACCTGATCTATAGGCCGCTGTACCGACGCTGCGCGGCAGTTATTTGTGTTTCAGAATATACAAGACAGGAGTTCATGGACTGGTCTGGAATGCCTTCAGACAAAGTCCATCTTGTTTATAATGGCACTGAACAGATGTTCCGCGAAGACGGGCTGAGACACAGCCCCGGCTACCCTTACATCTTCTACGGCGGCAATCACCGCAGCTACAAGAACCTGGACAGGCTCGTGCGAGCCTATGCAACCTCCAGCCTGCCCGGCCGGGGAATAAGACTGGTTCTGACCGGAAATCCCAATAATGAGCTTCAGGCGCTGGCCACCGAGCTTGGCATCGACCGGAATTTGATTTTCACGGGCCGACTGCCATCCGAGCAGATCCCTTCACTCTACAGAGGGGCACTCGCAGTCGCCTATGTCTCGCTGTTCGAGGGCTTCGGACTTCCAATCGTCGAGGCATATGCGTGTGGGGTACCGGTCATAACCTCAAATGTTTCGGCCATGCCGGAAGTCGCAGGCGGGGGCGCGCTTCTGGTGGATCCACAGTCCGTGGAAGAGATCAGGGAAGGGCTTGATCGGATCACCTCTGACGAAGCCTTCCGGCAACACCTTATCACGAGCGGCCGCAAGAGACGGGAAGATTTCGATTGGGGCGTATCGGCTCGACACCTTTGGGAAATAGTGAAGGGGGCTGCCATCTAG
- a CDS encoding polysaccharide pyruvyl transferase family protein: MLAPIHSELEAHAAVMRDLKSKFSQINECIGTGAKVAYIDYPAHFNTGDLLINIGTEAFFSRNGINVVSRYAIGDLGKYYYESDKFILGRRLPQLDADIAGGAVLVFHGGGSFGDVWPHHQKLREALLERYSGVKAIVFPQSIQFGDRRKYDEAAKLCGRHGNLTIFVRDQESLEFLAASGVPGEILPDMAHELWENAAFFPFPYTIGTGELQQTRIDLEGGSSQAGAKGGFDWDDTQSSRDRILYKVFCAWRRLNPVPRSAPSYKAWYVLRDRVIGNGVEHFQKFESVRTDRLHGMILSSLLSKPIYFDDRNNKYRKLHRYHTKWLSGSPLVTSA, translated from the coding sequence ATGTTGGCACCAATTCACAGTGAGCTAGAAGCGCACGCTGCTGTAATGCGGGACCTCAAATCAAAGTTTTCGCAAATTAACGAATGTATCGGAACAGGGGCGAAGGTTGCATACATTGATTACCCCGCACATTTCAATACAGGAGACCTGCTGATTAATATTGGCACCGAAGCATTTTTTTCTCGAAATGGAATTAATGTCGTAAGTCGCTATGCAATCGGAGATCTTGGCAAATATTATTACGAATCCGATAAATTCATTCTAGGAAGACGCCTCCCTCAACTTGATGCGGATATCGCCGGCGGTGCGGTTCTGGTATTCCATGGGGGTGGGAGTTTCGGAGATGTATGGCCGCATCATCAAAAGCTCCGTGAAGCCCTGTTGGAGCGATATAGTGGCGTTAAAGCCATCGTGTTTCCCCAATCGATTCAATTTGGCGACCGAAGAAAATACGACGAAGCCGCCAAATTGTGCGGCAGGCATGGCAACCTGACAATATTCGTGCGGGACCAGGAATCACTTGAATTTCTGGCTGCGAGTGGGGTACCGGGTGAGATATTGCCCGATATGGCACATGAGCTTTGGGAAAACGCGGCGTTTTTTCCATTCCCTTACACGATCGGAACTGGTGAGCTCCAACAAACACGCATCGACTTGGAGGGGGGGAGCAGTCAAGCTGGCGCCAAAGGTGGTTTCGATTGGGATGACACCCAATCTTCTCGCGACAGGATATTATACAAGGTATTTTGTGCTTGGCGGCGTCTCAATCCCGTTCCGCGATCAGCTCCCAGCTATAAGGCATGGTATGTTTTGCGGGATCGCGTCATCGGCAATGGCGTCGAACATTTCCAGAAGTTTGAAAGTGTCAGGACCGACCGCTTACACGGTATGATTTTGTCATCACTGCTTTCCAAGCCGATATATTTTGATGATCGCAACAACAAATATCGGAAACTCCATCGATATCATACCAAGTGGCTCTCAGGGTCACCGTTAGTTACATCGGCTTGA
- a CDS encoding DUF4838 domain-containing protein, which translates to MKRFLQRSLICLFAAFSLLSLPAFAQQSELVKNGSFAGHIFPWWPQGSAIRLQKIAGREAALIPSGMVVQEKISVSGGRNYRLSMDIRSEATQPGTVYAQMSFRGAGVTDEWQGPAKVTLDGRENGKCTADKVPRTEKAAFVTGGDKAKWQSLAIVFTAPPEADQMVLYLRKAPCTPGAAAFTGVSMTQTEEPATSVAEAARQTLVAEWLPPPAEQASNAELMRNQLARPVPQDGRHRLATARDMAMRVHVGVDEDVMTLQAASDLSNFSAQVAGAVGPKHLSIDEAVAEQPLLVVGRLNAFARKAFTEADFEELGNDGFLIRSSGPHILIAGRTPRGTMYGVNWFLDRKLGIRWLAPDATNLPLTPDITLPFQHERQIPRFGFREVLSVEAEDKAWRQRNLMNGESHGPSFQSSPPALDSWDRSWASQGIIANFYQLLPPAIYKPAHPDWYAGGQLAMMNEEMRAEMARVVIERLRALPGYRSIWFSIHDMDWGWDMDASSKAFADRHGGHASAPRLDMMIDIARRVRAELPGARLAFNAYHWSFTPPEGMTVPDHILVYPMTIHVNYRDALNGSANAALGKDIAGWNKIARNVLIWDHITNFAGFIQPTPNIFPIGRSIQWLASLDHVGGYMGEGSFNTPGAEFASLRAWVIARLLWDPEQDIDELVREFCEAYYGPAASDIIEYIRFYHDKISRTDDVLAEKTTVDMAMFDAEFVKRADSLFDKAEASVRGTRYEARVQTARMPVDYVILLRRNEYSDLKDQIGFDVNTDKNQRSARFWKAISQAGVTQYIQNDKIAALAPLLAIERRLPEKPDIAMDGVSWKDIQDISFQRFAGTKSAIVADPLASDGAAVALDRSSPGWNMQLKFDKLPKPGEWWLYAALRTDDTTKNEAVAKLGAAPPMDCFDTIGPDQLTSAAYSWFQVPGGPFSYTADHARSIYLDPLRGPEGSKVIIDRIVALSRPWRETTVDLPGKNLPHVRTSSTQKC; encoded by the coding sequence ATGAAAAGGTTTTTACAAAGATCTCTTATCTGCCTTTTCGCGGCATTCAGTCTTCTTTCTCTTCCTGCATTTGCACAACAGTCCGAACTCGTCAAAAACGGCTCTTTCGCCGGCCATATCTTCCCATGGTGGCCGCAAGGCTCGGCTATACGGTTGCAGAAAATAGCCGGACGCGAGGCTGCCTTGATTCCGTCCGGCATGGTCGTACAGGAGAAAATCAGCGTCTCCGGCGGGCGCAACTACCGCCTCTCAATGGATATCCGCAGTGAAGCCACGCAGCCGGGCACGGTTTATGCGCAGATGAGCTTTCGTGGGGCGGGCGTCACGGATGAATGGCAAGGGCCAGCCAAAGTCACATTAGATGGCCGCGAGAATGGGAAATGTACCGCTGATAAAGTTCCGCGGACCGAGAAAGCAGCTTTCGTTACAGGCGGCGATAAGGCCAAATGGCAATCCCTCGCCATTGTCTTTACCGCGCCGCCTGAAGCCGATCAGATGGTTCTTTACCTTCGTAAAGCTCCGTGCACCCCGGGCGCAGCGGCATTCACCGGCGTCTCCATGACACAGACAGAGGAGCCGGCAACCTCAGTTGCCGAAGCCGCACGTCAGACCTTGGTGGCAGAGTGGCTTCCACCGCCCGCGGAGCAGGCTTCTAACGCCGAACTCATGAGAAACCAGCTTGCTCGTCCCGTTCCACAGGATGGTCGACATCGCCTGGCGACAGCAAGAGACATGGCAATGCGTGTGCATGTTGGTGTCGATGAAGACGTGATGACGCTTCAGGCCGCCAGCGATCTCTCAAATTTTTCTGCGCAGGTTGCAGGTGCTGTTGGACCCAAACATCTGTCCATAGATGAAGCTGTCGCAGAGCAGCCGCTGCTCGTCGTCGGCCGCCTTAACGCATTTGCCCGCAAAGCGTTCACTGAGGCCGATTTTGAAGAACTGGGAAACGATGGCTTCCTCATACGTTCTTCCGGTCCCCACATCCTGATCGCCGGGCGTACACCGCGCGGCACCATGTATGGCGTCAACTGGTTCCTCGACCGTAAACTCGGCATTCGATGGTTGGCGCCGGATGCGACAAACCTTCCGCTGACGCCAGACATCACGCTACCGTTTCAACACGAGCGACAAATCCCGCGCTTTGGCTTTCGGGAGGTGCTCAGTGTCGAGGCGGAAGACAAGGCATGGCGTCAGCGTAACCTCATGAACGGTGAATCTCACGGCCCCTCCTTCCAATCGTCACCGCCGGCGCTTGATAGTTGGGATAGAAGCTGGGCAAGCCAGGGCATCATCGCCAATTTCTATCAATTATTGCCTCCGGCCATCTATAAGCCGGCTCATCCGGACTGGTATGCGGGCGGGCAACTGGCGATGATGAACGAGGAGATGCGCGCGGAGATGGCCCGGGTGGTTATCGAACGACTACGTGCCTTGCCGGGTTATCGCAGTATCTGGTTTTCCATTCACGATATGGATTGGGGCTGGGATATGGACGCAAGCAGCAAGGCATTCGCCGATCGTCATGGAGGGCATGCTTCGGCGCCACGGCTGGACATGATGATCGACATTGCCCGACGCGTCCGCGCCGAACTACCTGGCGCTCGTCTCGCCTTTAATGCCTACCACTGGAGCTTCACACCGCCGGAAGGCATGACCGTCCCCGATCACATCCTTGTCTATCCGATGACGATCCACGTTAACTACCGCGACGCGCTCAACGGCTCCGCTAACGCCGCCCTCGGCAAGGACATTGCCGGCTGGAACAAGATTGCCCGCAATGTTCTTATTTGGGATCACATCACGAATTTCGCCGGCTTCATTCAACCTACTCCAAACATCTTCCCAATCGGCAGATCGATCCAATGGCTGGCCTCACTGGACCACGTTGGGGGATATATGGGTGAAGGCAGCTTCAATACGCCGGGCGCCGAATTTGCCAGCCTGAGAGCGTGGGTGATCGCCCGCCTGCTCTGGGACCCAGAACAGGATATTGATGAACTGGTTCGTGAGTTCTGCGAGGCTTATTACGGGCCTGCGGCTTCTGATATCATCGAATATATCCGTTTCTACCATGACAAGATCAGCCGCACCGATGATGTTCTGGCAGAAAAGACGACTGTCGATATGGCTATGTTTGACGCCGAGTTTGTCAAACGGGCCGACAGCCTGTTTGACAAAGCCGAGGCATCGGTCCGCGGAACCCGCTATGAAGCCCGGGTGCAGACCGCCCGCATGCCGGTCGATTATGTAATCCTCCTGCGGCGGAACGAATATTCGGACTTGAAAGATCAGATAGGCTTCGACGTAAACACCGATAAAAATCAGCGCTCTGCCCGTTTTTGGAAGGCGATCTCGCAAGCCGGTGTTACCCAATACATTCAAAACGACAAGATTGCAGCCCTGGCTCCTCTTCTGGCCATAGAAAGGCGACTGCCCGAAAAGCCGGATATCGCCATGGATGGGGTGAGCTGGAAAGACATACAGGATATATCATTTCAACGTTTCGCCGGAACGAAAAGCGCGATCGTGGCCGATCCCCTTGCCTCTGACGGGGCAGCGGTGGCACTCGATCGGAGCTCGCCGGGTTGGAATATGCAGTTGAAGTTTGACAAATTACCCAAGCCCGGCGAATGGTGGCTTTATGCCGCCCTTCGTACGGATGACACGACGAAAAATGAAGCCGTCGCCAAACTCGGCGCGGCCCCCCCGATGGATTGTTTCGATACAATTGGGCCCGATCAGCTGACTTCCGCTGCATACTCCTGGTTCCAGGTGCCAGGTGGACCTTTTTCATACACGGCCGACCATGCTCGCAGTATTTATCTGGATCCGTTACGCGGGCCTGAGGGATCGAAGGTTATTATCGACAGAATAGTTGCATTATCTCGCCCGTGGCGTGAAACAACCGTTGATCTGCCCGGCAAAAATTTACCGCATGTCAGAACATCCTCCACGCAAAAATGCTAA
- a CDS encoding glycosyltransferase family 2 protein, translating into MNISLVTSTMHRPRQIGELLESLKIQSVPATQIIVVDQSSDDGTEEVVKRFEGSLPVLYIRDSRKGLSRGRNLGLEHVTGDIVAFPDDDCIYLTDTLKRVSSAFLDDGDLGVYTGMSITPAGVPSQGRWGMVPHVINRFNIWTSQTSYTTFYRVPTLKKAGRFNEDLGVGSGTVWGAGEETELLLRALRDGAKGFYDPGLRIMHPEPLAIFDDVAMKRGRLYNRGFGRVMRMEAYPLWFITYMAGRPLIGAMAALAKGQLGQARYRASAFRERLRGWADDPNRQTHRNH; encoded by the coding sequence TTGAACATTTCACTTGTGACGTCCACAATGCATCGCCCTCGACAAATCGGCGAGCTTTTGGAATCCCTAAAAATCCAGTCGGTACCAGCAACTCAGATCATTGTCGTTGATCAAAGTTCTGATGACGGTACCGAGGAGGTCGTGAAGCGCTTTGAAGGCAGTCTTCCGGTTCTATATATCCGGGACAGCCGCAAAGGGCTTTCTCGCGGCCGCAATCTAGGGCTTGAACATGTTACCGGCGATATCGTCGCCTTTCCAGACGACGACTGCATCTATCTGACGGATACCTTAAAACGGGTAAGCTCCGCATTCCTCGATGACGGCGACCTAGGTGTCTACACGGGCATGAGCATCACTCCTGCCGGCGTGCCTTCGCAAGGCCGTTGGGGGATGGTGCCGCATGTCATCAATCGCTTCAATATCTGGACCAGCCAAACCTCCTACACAACGTTCTACCGCGTGCCGACCCTCAAAAAAGCAGGCCGGTTCAACGAAGATCTTGGCGTTGGTTCTGGCACGGTATGGGGTGCTGGCGAAGAAACGGAACTATTGCTACGCGCACTGCGCGACGGTGCAAAGGGTTTTTATGATCCGGGCCTGCGCATCATGCATCCCGAACCGCTGGCGATTTTTGACGACGTCGCGATGAAACGTGGGCGCCTTTATAACCGAGGCTTTGGGCGAGTAATGCGCATGGAGGCGTATCCGCTCTGGTTCATCACCTATATGGCGGGCCGTCCGCTCATCGGCGCCATGGCCGCCCTCGCCAAAGGACAGCTGGGGCAAGCGCGTTATCGTGCCAGCGCGTTTCGCGAGCGCCTGCGCGGCTGGGCCGACGATCCTAACCGGCAAACACACCGTAATCACTAA